The sequence tttttttgctgtaaACTTTGAATAAATCCGATTTGTCAAATTGCTGGTGTAAATTTCCAAGAAATATTCGAATTGAAGTCAAGTTATTTTTTTGGTTTCAAATTGTTTTTGCAGGGATTGTGAGGGGGAGGCCGGTGCCGATCCCGGGGTCGGGGATGCAGGTGACGAACATATCGCACGTGCGCGACCTGGCGAGCATGGTGGCGCTCGCCGTGGAGagccccggcgcggcggcggggaggatcTTCAACTGCGTCTCCGACCGCGCCGTCACCTTCAACGGCCTCGTCAAgatgtgcgccgccgccgccggcgcccagcCGGAGATCCTCCACTacgaccccgccgccgtcggcgtcgacgccAAGAAGGCCTTCCCCTTCCGCAACATGGTTAGTACTACTAACCGTTTTTTATTCATGCAGCGGCACATTGCTATTTTGCTCGAATAAAgaaaatgtgatttttttttatctcgggGGAATATCGGATGAAAACTATCGGATAAGCAAGTAATCATCTGTCTTataaaaaacccaatcctgAGGATATATTTGGACAATGTGTATGTTCAGATATATCTTTAGGATTGAACTTTTTTTAGACGCAGGAAGTACGTGTGAAAAATGGACTTAGAAAAATTTCTGAATCTATTCATTTCGTaggaaaagaaacaaattttaGACGAGTAGAGTTCCTTTTTTCTTACTTCAAATAAAGTCGAGGTTGGAAAACGTGGTTCATTCTTGTACTGTCTCTAgtaatttctttttatataaatttagaaaaaagaacttTTAGGCCCGATTCTTAACGGGTTTTCACCCGATATTTTGGATGTGAATTTTATCTTGATatcgatgttttttttttccaaaaaggaTGTGATTTTGATATGTTAATGGTTGTGTGAAAATTGTTAGCACTTCTACGCGGAGCCGAGGGCGGCGAAGGAGGTGCTTGGATGGAGGAGCTCGACGAACCTGCCGGAGGACCTCAAGGAGAGGTTCGCGGAGTACGCCAGCAGCGGCAGAGGGCAGAAGGAGATGAGCTTCGACCTCGACGACAagatcatcgccgccgcctaaCAACACCCATCTCATCTCACCTCGTCATGGTCAAATACAAATACAAAATGCTCGGGGATCTCTTCTTCTCGTGATTTATTTTCTTCTCCCTCTGTTTCTTTGGTTCTTCTTCTCATACCGGAAGCATAGAGAAATGCAAAACTGaacaattatatatgtatatgctaGGAAAATGCTGTTACAAATAAGTGAATAAGATGAGTTTTCGCTTTTCGTTTTTCATTTTTCCATCACATATCCAATATGAGAATGGAACTTTGCAGAGTCAATCAGATTCAGCACATTTTCTTGGTCTTACCTGTTTTTTGTCTGAATATATAGCTGAGTAATTTTGTCTAACTATTCGAGGgtataaaaaatgaattaactattataaagttGAAATAATGGATTTGAACAGTTTCAtaagaaattcatatatattaAGTTTTCTTTTCCGAAAATCGCATCGTTTATAAGCGCTGGAAATAAATGGTTGCATTCCTTAAGAACAGATACTCCTCAACAAGATCTGTGTTGTGAATTGTTCACCTTGACTCGTTCTTAACAACTGAATTCAACTTTGATTCTGACAGACCAGAACAGACAGCAATGCTGACAAAGAACATCAGGATTTCTTTACCCCCTTTCTGCAATATTCTTTTGGAGACCAGTGCTCACGAACAAGCCAACTCAGAACGAGCATTGCAGCACATTGATCCACAAAGCCTTCTTTGATTTCAGGTATTTTTGCGCACACACACAAGGGGCAACACACCAGCTGATACTGCATGgtgtaaaaagaaataaagaaccAAGAGGACTGATAATGGTAGCAGCGAGAATCAATTAAAACTTACAATTCCAGCGATTCTCGACATTTCCAGAACTAAGATTGGTCCCATCCTAGGTAGTAATATAGGGCGGGCGATCGGAACTACTGAAGCATCAGGGAGCACACATACGCCGAAATGGTCATGTTTCTGAAACCACTAGCATGGTAAAAGAGAGCATGACCCCTGGCCCTGATGCTTGAGGTGCGGTCATCTTGAACTTGGGTCGACATGGTCGTCCCCGTTGCTCCAGTTCTCATGCCAGGTGGTGAAACCCGTTGTAAGGGCCTCTCGCACCCATGGGTAACGGCTCCGCTCCACCGCCTCACTGAGAGTGAGCCAGGTCCTCTTGCGGGTGCTCTGCTCGGGCCAGGAGGCAAGCTCTTCCTTAACTCGAAGCGCGAACACCGCAGCTCTGCACATCCCCTCGGGGCAGAACTTGTCTTGATGTGTCTTGCTCTTGAAGTCGTAGAAGCCCAATAATTGCTTATGCACAGAAAGAATCGCAAATAAGTAGAGTTTGATGGCAGAACACATGGAAGGGAATAAGTGATGTTCAATAATAAGCCACACGCAAGCCACAAGGACTAAGGAATCACAGAATCTATTTAAACTTGGCTACacattaaatgtagactatgcAAGTACAACCTAGCGACACAATATTCCTTTGACTTAGCTTGCTTTCCTAAATAAACTTCCTATAAAATAATCCATTTATAATGCAAGATTCAGGTCAAGGTTTATTGGCTGCACTATGTCGTGTGCTCTTATGCTCTGTCTAGTACCAATAGTTTCATTAAACTTTCAAACAAACAACTTGACCAGATGTGCAAATGAGCAAAATCAGTGTCAACACAGTAGCAGAGTAGCCAGCATTAAGCAGTTCAGGTCTGGATTACAATCTAAAGTGCGAGTTAGCAACACAAGAATCCTCCCTTAACTTACAAGTGCCCTTCAAAGTTTGTGTTTACTGAAAGTCCAACAAGTGCTATTTACACAATGAATCTTATAAAACAGTATACAATGATGAGGTCCAACCAGCTTGTTTGTTAGTCAAGTGGCACCTAACACTTGTCAAATGACCCTAGTTCTTTaatgcacaaaaaaaaaggcctAGTAAAGAACAAGCAGCGTTGCATATTCATATGCTAAAGTATGAACATATTAACACTTAACAAAATGGATGCTGACTCTGAATGAACAGATAAGGCCGGAAATTCCATAGCCCAGACTCAGACTATGCTTAAGGATCAATTTTCAGGTTAAGTAGAGGACACAGCTAGTTATCAGAAGGTAGTAGGTCTCCATAGGAAAGAAGATTATATCTAATTGTCTATATAAAACACAAAATCGCATGCATACCTCAAAAAAGACCTGAGGTCTTGGACACAAGGTTGAACAACAAACATATGGCTATAGGATATAATAATGGGGCTTTTTTCTAAGAGAAGATCAAAAAGTCAAGGTAAAAGTGCCAAAGGGTCTCACCACTAAATCTCCTCGAACTCCAGCTTCTTCAATAGCTTCACGAGCAGCTGCCTCTTCAACAGTTTCATCATTCTCCCATCCTCCCTAAAGCAGTATGGCACATCAAACAGAAGACCGCATGCCACAGAATCATGTACTATATAATAAACAAACAGATATATTTATCCCAATAACTAACTAGTACACCTCGCAGACAAGGTTATCATAAGATTAACTCTACTAATGAGTCCTGACTGGCTCAAAAGTCGACTCTACGGCACCTGATTTCAGTACCTACTTAATCAAACATTTCGGAGGGATATTGATTATCTTGCTCATGCCCATTATGTTAGAGCATTGAGGTTACAAATCAAGGAACATATCTTTATGGAATGGTAGATGGATAACGGATATTGGATTATAGCCTAAATAATTTCCCATCAATTACTCTGGAAATCTAAAGCACAAACAGAATAACATCACAGATGTTTTCATATACCATGTTCTGAGAATTGAGTGACTCTTAGGCATAGATGTTTAAAATGTTAATACCTTAGGAAATAGGAGACCAGATCCACTCTGGGAGTTGATCATGAGAACTTCCACAAGTTTCTTGTGTCCATCATCAGAAGTTTCATCATTGTTATCTTTATATCTAAAAGGTATGCACCTACATATATAAGAAACAAGTATCAGATGAATTTAAAGCATGACAACATTCTTCTCTAGGGTCTTTAACCATGTTGTCTTACAGCAAAGATAAGAGCAGCACGCTCACAGATACATACTAATGTAGACAGTACTGTTTAATTGAGTTCATAAAATCCTGTTCTGAAGTGAGTTTAAGTAGAAGCTTGACTATCAAGCACTATTCAGATGAGTAATAACTTTACTAATGTTGGTAAAATGTTTAACTGCTACtccaaataaaatttgacctcaaattttgaaacaaataaattaattctCATATAGCTTATATCACTAACAGTAATAAGCACTTAATGCAACAACACCAGTATTTGGAACATTGTGACAACAGGACAAAGCAGCATAAACAACAGGTACAACCAGCTATTCTCCTAGTTTGGTTTTTACTCTCCAGTTAATACAACTATCATTTTTCGTATTTGTTAATACAAATATCTAACTGCACACATGGGAACAAGAGGACCCTGGGGTCATCTCTATGATCCTGAAATCCATCTCCCTGTGCCCATCTCACACATATCTATGTTTTTATCACCACTTTCTTTTCTtggaaaaatcaaataaaaatggAACCTCTCCCTTGAACAATTTAAGCCAAAGGGATACCAAGTCTGCACAGCACCTTCTGACAGTGCTCATAAAAGGCACAAACTAATCCACACCTGCAACAAGAGACATCCATTatcctaaaaaagaaaaaaaactctagaCCCTCCAAACTGAGCCTAGAATCCTTATCCGCAAAAATTTCCCTATCGACGCCGGCCCACCACCGATGCCGAATCAGTATCAATACAAATCTTTACCAAGATTCACCTAATTGATGGCACATCCTGGGACCAAACAGAGATACCCCAACCTCCCTTTTTTTCCCCACACACAGGCACACCCCAATCATGTGGAGCCGGTAAAGAACAAAGCACACTGAGAATCAGTAAAGAACAGAAAACGATAAGCAGGTCGCCATCAGCAGGTGCCTACGGATGAATTAAAGGAGCTAAATTTTAATGGTAGCCCTGCTCACTGTTCATTGATTAAGACcacccccatcccctcctcccatAATCTAGCCACCAAATAGTCCTTCTACTTCCCctccacagcagcagcagcagcaagaggtGAAATTTGATTCCAATCAAGCAGCATATCAAAACAAACCTAAATTACGgcaagataaaaataaaagtgataTTTTTTCTTGGTGGTGGGGGAtacgaagatgatgatgatgcaggaggaggagaggaatggGGGAGTAAAAATTGGGGCTTTGAGGATGTCCCACCCGGCCACGAGTCGACGCCCATGCTCGTAGCGCTGCTGGTGCCGCCCCGTTCTCGCCACCAAATCGCACATGGCTTCTTCttgtccccgccgccgccgccactaccggaaaccgcctccgccgccgctcgagagggagagagaggggtagggttggtcgccgccggcgacgagcaatgcggcggaaggaggaggaagaagagggagggtGAGGGGCTCGGGAgatgtgcgtgcgtgcgtgcgcctAAGCGCCTTGCTTCGTTCCTTCCTGGGTCTCTCGCTGTTCTTGCCCTTTTTATTTTGGGAATTTTTTGCCCTGTTTTGGCCCCCTTTTTACCCCCTTTGTGTAGCTTTTTTAGGACTTTTTCTCTGGTTTCTATGGTTTTTGGCTTTGGTATGTGGTTTTGGTTTGGTAAACATTTTCAACTTCATCTCTCTTTCCAACTCAAGGTTGTTCTCTGATTTTGTAATACAATGTGCCATTTGGTTATGGAAGTGCTTTACCGCTTCCGTCTATGTCGGTTGTGTCTTTCGGTTTAACTCGTCGACAATATATTGTTTGGACCGATTTACGGAGAGCGAGAAAACGTGCACGGTACTATGTTTTAAAGGCATTGCTTtacttgaaaaataaactaaatagGTTGAGCGCTGTTGAAAGACGCCGACAAATCAAGTCTCACACGAGGGGGAGGAGGCAATGCTACGTAATGCTTCATCGTGAAAGGAAAAAGAACTTTACAAATAATACCTTGataaaaatttttgttttcattttcgtCACGTTTTCTGTTTAACTTGGCGACGATGTGCTTTAGCGAAGCAGGCGTGTGTGTTTAGTACCGTGTGTTGcatcatatgaaaaaaaagtaaatgaaTTGGTCGTACATAAGAAAAGAGTGAAATATATGactggtccctaaacttgtgtaGTGGTATCACTTAGGTCcgtgaacttgaaaattgcacgTTTAGGTCTGTGAATTTGGTTTAGTGTACCACCCGGTCCAAACGTCCTTTGACTGCGTTTGATCGCTAACGTGGCATGCCACCTAGGCAACACTTTTGCTCTCAGCCCCCTCCACATCACAACACGTCGCATATATCTTCTTGTAGTTATATAGTGACACCAgaatcccaaaaaaaattctcacatcGTTCTTCTATCTCATTCTTCTCCTTGCATGTATAGAAAATGCGGTTCTGATTAGCAATTGCCATTGCTCTGCGCTCCAAAATAACCTTATCCTTGCGCAACGGGCACATGATTAACAACACTTTCTTCCGGCGACTTTAAGACGAGGACGAGCTTGGAGAATCCATGGGATGCCTAGTGCGCAAGCCGCATTGCACTGCCTTCCGCCGCTAATACGGCCGCCCTGTGCTACCGCTAACCCCGCTGCACTGCGCTGCCTCCTGCCACTAATCAACCGCCGAGGCCACCACAGCCGCTACCTCTCGGCCTCCTTCCCCTAACCTCACTgtcgaaaccctagccgatttAGGGATATTTTGAGGGATTTGGGTTGAAATGCACACTGGTCATAGCAAGTTATGTGCGAAGGAATATGTGGAGGGGGTTGAGCACAAAAGTGTTGTCTACGTGGCACGTCACGTTGGCAGTCAAACATGGTCAAAAGACGATTGGACCAGGGGTGGTATATTAAACCAAGTTCACGGATCTAAACGTGCAATTTTTAAGTTCACGGACCTAAGTGATACCACCCCTCAAGTTTAAAGACTGGCCATGTATTTCACTCTAAAAAAAATCGGCTCTAACTTGAAGTGAGGTTTTTGACCTTATTGAACTTGCCATATattttaggcaaattttgctacaggacattgtAACTGTGTGTATTTAGATCAGGGACACCGCGAAAGTGAACTTTTGGGGGAAGACATCCCATAATCGTGGATATTTGCCGATGGACACCGCGCCGTCTCCTCTCCACTTGACGtactgacgtggcagacgggaGGCTGTTTTTTTTGATGCGGTCGGACGTACATAACATCATATGAATACGTTATTCTCTTCTGCTTCATTAGAATCCGTTTGCAAAGGGTCTACAATTACAATACAAGATTGCTCAAGCGATCCCATGTGGGCTCCGGAGTATAGACACTATATTTTAAAAGCACCACATGGATACCTTGATTTCTCAAAATttacaattatatttttattctctataaaattataaaaaaataaaactatatgaGTTCATAATGGAAGTCTATTAATATCATTTTCATATATcaaatactaatatttttacTTGTATTAATGAAAATATTTCAAGTTGGACTTATCTATTGAGGAGGATTGAAATGATGTTAGAATTTCACATTTTACACTAGTGTCCTCACTTCCATCGATTTGATTAATCGAACACTTATCAGTCAATATGTGCACAATTAACATATGGTAACGACTAGAAGTTTATATTCTCTGCCAAATCTTCATCTTTTGAGTCAATATCTTCATTTAAATTGATCTTCAACCCAACCCAACACAAGTTAGTGAAAGAAAGGTAACAGAGTGATCACCATCCTCAACTAATAAGTGTATATGTTCGGTTGTGTTTTTCAGTTTAATTCGTCGGTAATATATCATTTGGCTGGATATACAAATTAAAGTGAGAGAATACGTGTACGTGGCTTTCTTTAAAATCATTCTTTTGCTTGAAAAGGGAAATTAATTAAATAGGTTGAGTGGTGTTGAAAGACATATACAAATCGAGTTAGACACGAGAGTGAGAGGAGGCAATGCTAGGTGATGCTTACGATGAAAGAAATAAAATCTTTAGAAAGAATGCTTTAATAaaaagttcttttttaaaaaaactttcgtTACGTTTTCTAACTCACTAAcgtgttgagattataggcatataatgatttaatctattccataaataaatcatgacattacagatgaaaactagcatgaacgcatcattagatctacacatgtaaactacacagtataacatgaacagatcaaatatgtgcaacatattgaacacgtaccgaggtgacggaaagaccggctgcttggtcgaaacttttcgcaggcgcc is a genomic window of Oryza glaberrima chromosome 7, OglaRS2, whole genome shotgun sequence containing:
- the LOC127780655 gene encoding nudix hydrolase 16, mitochondrial-like, whose product is MCDLVARTGRHQQRYEHGRRLVAGCIPFRYKDNNDETSDDGHKKLVEVLMINSQSGSGLLFPKGGWENDETVEEAAAREAIEEAGVRGDLVQLLGFYDFKSKTHQDKFCPEGMCRAAVFALRVKEELASWPEQSTRKRTWLTLSEAVERSRYPWVREALTTGFTTWHENWSNGDDHVDPSSR